From one Bombus huntii isolate Logan2020A chromosome 17, iyBomHunt1.1, whole genome shotgun sequence genomic stretch:
- the LOC126875167 gene encoding uncharacterized protein LOC126875167: MEIQNNILHGPQITEVPNISLGQHLFNCLHSNADQIVQVDILTGKHYTCKDILEKSTILSVALRNYGIKVEDRISVAAENHPHYVVSICGTLFIGATFAPLNPAYTEREFTHMLEIYQPRVLFVSRRTENILAKIASTVSWNMKLIELDDEPLDGNIITLDKVLEKYQSITDPYASSPVQIDNNRKRMAAILCSSGTTGLPKGVMLSHRNLLLFIQTLSAPGSMDIRRGDRILVFLPLFHGYAFGMMNTAISCGAAVYIMRNFELETLLSSVEKYRITHIPLVPPVLVGLAKHPMVPNCDFSSVREIVSGAAPLPPDVADEVKQRTKLKAIRNGYGMTELSILSNMSDRTSNDNSIGPILPGFKCKVVNVETGETLVARKIGEVCFTGDQVMLGYFKNSKTTAETIDKENWLHTGDLGYFDEEGSLYITGRIKEVIKYKGFQVSPSEIEAVILSHPSVKDVAVVGKPDKLSGEIPMALVVRQHEKTISAKEIADFANENLSSQKWLRGGVKFVDHIPKTTSGKIIRRELINIATKL; the protein is encoded by the exons GTAGATATTCTAACTGGTAAACACTACACATGCAAGGATATTCTCGAAAAAAGCACAATATTATCTGTTGCTTTGAGAAATTATGGAATCAAGGTGGAAGACAGAATCTCCGTTGCAGCTGAAAACCATCCACATTACGTGGTATCGATATGTGGCACGTTATTTATCGGAGCTACATTTGCACCGTTGAATCCAGCATATACAGAAA GAGAATTTACGCACATGCTGGAAATTTATCAGCCACGGGTGTTGTTTGTATCGCGACGCACTGAAAACATTTTGGCGAAAATTGCATCTACTGTAAGCTGGaatatgaaattaatcgaattgGATGATGAGCCTCTTGATGGAAATATAATAACCTTAGACAAGGTTTtggaaaaatatcaaagtatCACGGATCCCTATGCGTCTTCACCGGTGCAGATAGATAATAACAGGAAAAGAATGGCAGCTATTTTATGTTCTAGCGGTACAACAGGCCTTCCAAAAGGAGTAATGTTGTCTCATCGAAATTTGTTACTTTTCATCCAAACTCTAAg TGCCCCAGGATCAATGGATATTCGACGTGGAGACCGAATACTAGTTTTTTTGCCGTTATTTCACGGTTATGCGTTCGGAATGATGAATACGGCAATAAGTTGCGGTGCAGCTGTGTACATAATGCGAAATTTCGAGTTAGAAACGTTACTCAGTTCCGTagaaaaatacagaattaCGCATATACCATTGGTCCCTCCAGTTTTAGTTGGTCTTGCGAAGCATCCAATGGTGCCAAATTGCGATTTCAGCAGCGTGAGAGAGATCGTTTCCGGTGCGGCACCGCTTCCGCCGGAT GTAGCAGACGAAGTGAAGCAACGTACAAAACTGAAAGCTATTCGAAATGGTTACGGTATGACGGAATTATCAATACTATCAAACATGAGCGATAGGACGAGCAATGATAACTCCATAGGTCCAATACTGCCTGGCTTTAAGTGCAAAGTGGTAAATGTAGAAACGGGCGAGACCCTGGTCGCAAGAAAAATTGGGGAAGTTTGTTTCACAGGTGATCAAGTAATGTTGGGATATTTTAAAAACTCTAAAACCACTGCAGAAACAATCGATAAGGAGAATTGGTTACACACTGGTGATCTAGGATATTTTGATGAAGAAGGATCGCTATACATTACAGGACGTATAAAAGaagttattaaatataaaggTTTTCAAGTTTCACCATCTGAGATCGAAGCAGTAATATTGTCGCATCCAAGCGTTAAGGATGTAGCAGTCGTGGGTAAACCGGACAAACTCAGCGGAGAGATACCAATGGCTCTGGTAGTCAGACAACATGAGAAAACTATATCGGCGAAAGAAATCGCGGATTTCGCTAATG AAAATCTGTCATCACAAAAATGGCTGAGAGGCGGTGTAAAATTTGTCGATCATATACCCAAAACAACATCGGGaaaaattatacgaagagaattGATTAATATCGCaactaaattatga